The Candidatus Tanganyikabacteria bacterium sequence GAGGCGTACCTCAAGAGCCTCAAGAAGTAACCCGCCTGCCTCGAAGGGTCCGGCGCCGAAGCACCGGACCCTTCGTGTTTGCGCCCGCTAGAGCGTCTTGGTGTAGGTGACGATGTCGTCGCGTTCGGGATCGGTGAGCGTCGAGAGGCTGCCCATATTCCCGACATTGCCGGTGATGGCGCCGTCAAGGCGGGTCCGCGTGATGTTCTTCTTCGGGCTGGAGGACGGGTGGCACATCGCGCACTTGCTGTCGTAAAGGGCCTTCCCGGCGGCCACCCTGGCCGGATCCGGGGTGGGGGTGGGCGTCGCGCCAGGGACGGGCGTCGGCGATGGGCTGGCGGTGGGGGTGGGCGTGGGTGTCGGCGTCGCGGGCGTGGGCGCTACGCCTGAGTACCCGAAGAACGCGCACCCGACCGAGAGGGCCGCCAGAGTCAGCCCCGCGGTCAATCCGAGTCTCTTCAAGGGTGATCCTCCAATGCTTGCAGCTACCCCTCGATCGTGATCCGACCTAGGTCCGGGCGCTAGCGGACTGACCACGGATCTCCGGGCGCCCGGGCGTCGATGCCCTGGCCGACCTCGACGACGGTGAGGCCGATCGAGGGCCGTGACGTCGCCTGGCGAGAATGATTAGCTGGTTTCGCTAGATCCGTGGCGCCGAAGATCTTGTGCTCATTGGGTAGGAAGACCTGATTTCAAGGGACTCCTTGTGACGTCCGGGCTGTTTTTTGCACGAATTCGCAACTCTTCTCGCGATTTTCCACTGATCCAAGCGGTTCCGTGGGCTGCTACGGGAGATCCGCACCTACTACCGGCCCCGACCGGTGAGCCAGTTGCTACGATGCGATGGACACTGACAGTAGTGTCCCGTATCCGGGGTAGATCGGCCCGGGAAGGGAGTCGAACCATGAAAGTCGGATCTCTGAGGCTGGCGGGCGCGTCGGTCGCCATTCTCGCACTGGCGGTCGCCCTGGCCCCCCCGTCCGGTGCCGCCGGCAAGCCAGCCCTCACCGCGGACGAGCTCAAGCGCGGCAAGGAGATCTTCTTCCAGCGCTGCGCCGGATGCCATGGCGCTTTCCGCAAGGGGGGCATCGGCAAGGCACTCGCGCCCGAGACCATGCAGGCGGGCACCGACTACTACAAGGCTTTCATCGCCCATGGCTCCG is a genomic window containing:
- a CDS encoding cytochrome c, with protein sequence MKRLGLTAGLTLAALSVGCAFFGYSGVAPTPATPTPTPTPTASPSPTPVPGATPTPTPDPARVAAGKALYDSKCAMCHPSSSPKKNITRTRLDGAITGNVGNMGSLSTLTDPERDDIVTYTKTL